One uncultured Campylobacter sp. DNA window includes the following coding sequences:
- a CDS encoding lysophospholipid acyltransferase family protein has translation MSLARIRALFYAIWFIFTVVCVVIAMAVKNSSHRRFRRIWGRFQRYGIGYDIQIIGTPDPRAQLVIANHQSIMDIVVLEETHPADICWIAKKEIADIPIIGKIITLPKMIQVDRSNPRDLVRIVHEVQQRVSEGRVITMFPEGTRHRGTQLLQFQSGAKAIVSKLGLRVQPVVLIGTQHIANSHDFTVHSGHVKIIYLDLLDTSDKDWLQHARDTMQAVIDENETAEA, from the coding sequence ATGAGCTTAGCAAGGATTAGAGCGCTATTTTACGCGATTTGGTTTATTTTTACCGTCGTTTGCGTCGTGATCGCCATGGCGGTGAAAAACTCCTCTCATCGCCGCTTTCGCCGCATTTGGGGGCGCTTCCAGCGCTACGGCATTGGATACGATATCCAGATCATAGGTACCCCCGATCCGCGCGCGCAGCTAGTAATCGCCAACCACCAAAGCATAATGGATATCGTCGTGCTCGAAGAGACCCATCCCGCCGATATCTGCTGGATCGCTAAAAAGGAGATCGCAGATATCCCTATCATCGGCAAAATCATCACGCTTCCGAAGATGATCCAGGTCGATCGCTCAAATCCGCGCGATCTGGTGCGGATCGTGCATGAAGTGCAGCAGCGCGTGAGCGAAGGGCGCGTCATCACGATGTTTCCCGAAGGCACTAGACATCGCGGCACGCAGCTTTTGCAATTCCAAAGCGGCGCCAAAGCGATCGTTAGCAAGCTCGGTCTGCGCGTCCAGCCCGTGGTGCTCATCGGCACGCAGCACATCGCAAACTCTCACGATTTCACCGTTCACAGCGGACACGTCAAAATCATCTACCTAGACCTACTCGACACGAGCGATAAAGATTGGCTACAGCACGCCAGAGATACGATGCAAGCCGTAATTGACGAAAACGAAACCGCCGAAGCGTAG
- a CDS encoding SH3 domain-containing protein: MLKKILTILGICTLAFAAPEIEIDSLDDLSKYAPKKAEDKPDEPQTRDNSKVMLKYNKKEVMSMDNLSIDDLKALAPTNEVDLDVSDDKVYQDIKPKELTLKASGMPRKVYCNQIFKIDFAVYLGQKITVKPKLEISRTNGMKWLNADNLTWIEGDEMFETTLWFAASDKSDKINELVLTLQRNGEFFEKSSIKPDNPEFMKLDTKPNFSHIVADELKLKNYKTTKFDDASNLLTLDLGIRNGAISAFSIDNPAIIKQGVDSVRGTYASQSGYYFAVVDKNITNLDFSYFNLNTKKFENFGLELNPRAEDLSTQIGLNPKESKFEAYKQIAIYTLAAVLLVMFLLSKNITPLIFAVLILAVNFYAQRPYGTGSIAQNSPVRILPMQSSTVFYVTKNPEKVEILGTNKEFYKIMLGGNKIGWVKKDELSKD; the protein is encoded by the coding sequence TTGCTAAAAAAAATTCTTACTATTTTAGGTATCTGCACGCTTGCGTTTGCTGCGCCGGAGATTGAGATCGATTCGCTTGATGATCTAAGTAAATACGCGCCGAAAAAAGCTGAGGATAAGCCCGACGAGCCGCAGACGCGCGATAATTCCAAGGTGATGCTGAAGTATAATAAAAAAGAGGTTATGTCGATGGATAATCTAAGTATCGACGATCTTAAAGCTTTGGCGCCTACTAACGAAGTCGATCTTGATGTATCCGACGATAAGGTCTATCAGGACATTAAGCCCAAAGAGCTTACGCTAAAAGCCAGTGGAATGCCTAGAAAGGTGTATTGCAATCAAATTTTTAAGATCGATTTCGCCGTGTATTTAGGGCAGAAAATCACCGTTAAGCCAAAGCTAGAGATCAGCCGCACCAATGGTATGAAGTGGCTTAATGCCGATAATCTTACGTGGATTGAGGGCGACGAGATGTTTGAGACGACGCTGTGGTTTGCAGCAAGCGATAAGAGCGATAAGATAAATGAGCTCGTTTTGACGCTGCAGCGCAACGGAGAATTCTTTGAAAAAAGCTCTATCAAACCTGATAATCCGGAATTTATGAAGCTTGATACGAAGCCTAATTTTTCGCATATCGTAGCCGACGAGCTGAAACTTAAAAACTACAAAACTACCAAATTTGACGACGCTTCGAATTTACTCACGCTCGATCTTGGTATCCGAAACGGCGCAATCAGCGCTTTTAGTATCGATAATCCAGCCATTATCAAGCAGGGTGTGGATTCCGTACGCGGCACATACGCGAGCCAAAGCGGATATTATTTCGCCGTCGTGGATAAAAATATCACAAATTTAGACTTCAGCTATTTCAATCTTAATACTAAAAAATTTGAAAATTTCGGTCTTGAGCTTAATCCGCGCGCCGAGGATCTTAGCACGCAGATCGGGCTAAATCCGAAAGAGAGCAAGTTCGAAGCCTATAAGCAGATCGCGATCTACACGCTAGCTGCTGTGCTTTTGGTGATGTTTCTGCTTAGTAAAAATATCACGCCGCTTATCTTTGCGGTGCTGATTTTGGCGGTAAATTTCTATGCGCAAAGGCCTTACGGCACGGGCAGTATCGCGCAAAATTCCCCGGTTAGAATTTTGCCTATGCAAAGCTCCACCGTGTTTTACGTGACTAAAAATCCCGAAAAGGTTGAAATTTTAGGCACTAATAAGGAATTTTATAAAATCATGCTGGGCGGCAACAAGATCGGCTGGGTTAAAAAAGATGAGCTTAGCAAGGATTAG
- the purQ gene encoding phosphoribosylformylglycinamidine synthase subunit PurQ: MKVAIVNFPGTNCERDSKYAFDKLGCETQIIWHKETDINADLIVLPGGFSHGDYLRTAAIAKFSPVMKAVLAHAARGGYILGICNGFQMLLELGLLAGAMNKNINLSFISKFHNLRVVSNDNKFLHCCDKGEILNIPIAHGEGNYYAPADTLKSLYDEDCVLLKYCDENDADLNPNGSVDAIAGICDKNKKIFGLMPHPERAIEPILGGTDGEKMLKGLIC, encoded by the coding sequence ATGAAGGTAGCGATCGTCAATTTCCCCGGCACCAACTGCGAGCGCGACAGCAAATACGCCTTTGATAAGCTCGGTTGTGAAACGCAGATAATCTGGCATAAAGAAACCGACATAAACGCCGATCTGATCGTGCTTCCTGGCGGTTTTAGCCACGGAGATTATCTGCGAACGGCGGCTATTGCCAAATTTAGCCCGGTGATGAAGGCGGTTCTTGCTCATGCTGCGCGCGGCGGCTATATCCTAGGCATCTGTAATGGCTTTCAGATGCTTTTGGAGCTAGGCTTGCTCGCAGGCGCGATGAATAAAAATATAAATTTAAGCTTTATCTCAAAATTTCACAATTTGCGCGTCGTTTCAAACGATAATAAATTTCTGCACTGTTGCGATAAGGGCGAAATTCTAAATATCCCGATCGCGCATGGTGAGGGTAACTATTATGCGCCTGCAGATACGCTAAAGTCGCTATACGACGAGGATTGCGTGTTGCTAAAATATTGCGACGAAAATGACGCGGATCTAAATCCGAACGGCTCAGTAGACGCAATTGCCGGGATTTGCGATAAAAACAAAAAGATTTTCGGCCTGATGCCGCATCCTGAGCGCGCTATAGAGCCTATTTTGGGCGGCACGGACGGAGAGAAAATGCTAAAAGGCTTAATTTGCTAA
- the purS gene encoding phosphoribosylformylglycinamidine synthase subunit PurS — protein MKVIVNVRLKQGVLDPQGKAVLHALASLGFSGVRDVRVAKQIVLELDGEDRDKIYADVARMCDEILANTVIEDYEIVI, from the coding sequence ATGAAGGTAATCGTAAACGTAAGGCTTAAGCAGGGCGTGCTCGATCCGCAGGGCAAGGCGGTTTTGCACGCCCTCGCTTCGCTTGGATTTAGCGGCGTGCGAGATGTGCGCGTAGCCAAACAGATTGTCCTTGAGCTAGATGGCGAGGATAGGGATAAAATTTACGCCGACGTCGCTAGAATGTGCGATGAAATTTTGGCAAACACCGTCATCGAAGACTACGAGATCGTGATATGA
- a CDS encoding phosphoribosylaminoimidazolesuccinocarboxamide synthase gives MQATKKELIYEGKGKKMWSVNESDDLLISEFKDSLTAFNGVKKAEESGKGALNCKISTLIFDLLKKHGINTALVETISPTEQLVKKCKIFPLEIIARNIATGSLTKRLGIKEGTKLPFALVEFCYKDDNLGDPILNDEHCLLLGAVKSQSELDELKKIARKINEILIKFFDERNLKLVDFKIELGRDKDGNILLADEISPDSCRFWDKQTDKKLDKDVFRQDLGSVKVAYEEVLRRILG, from the coding sequence ATGCAAGCTACAAAAAAAGAGCTTATCTACGAAGGCAAGGGCAAAAAGATGTGGTCGGTTAACGAAAGTGACGACCTTTTGATCTCGGAATTTAAAGATTCGCTGACGGCGTTTAACGGTGTCAAAAAAGCCGAAGAGAGCGGCAAAGGTGCGCTGAATTGTAAAATTTCGACGCTGATTTTTGATCTTCTTAAAAAGCATGGTATCAACACCGCGCTTGTTGAGACGATCAGTCCGACCGAGCAGCTCGTAAAAAAATGCAAGATTTTCCCTCTTGAGATCATCGCTCGCAATATCGCCACCGGCTCGCTTACAAAGCGCCTGGGCATCAAAGAGGGCACGAAGCTTCCGTTTGCTCTGGTGGAGTTTTGTTACAAAGACGACAATCTGGGCGATCCGATCCTAAACGACGAGCATTGCTTGCTGCTTGGCGCCGTAAAGAGCCAAAGCGAGCTTGACGAGCTCAAAAAGATCGCGCGCAAGATCAATGAAATCTTGATTAAATTTTTCGATGAGCGAAATTTAAAGCTCGTGGATTTCAAAATCGAGCTTGGCAGAGATAAGGACGGAAATATCCTGCTTGCAGATGAGATCAGCCCCGATAGCTGCCGTTTTTGGGACAAACAGACCGATAAAAAGCTCGACAAGGACGTATTCAGGCAGGATCTTGGTAGCGTAAAAGTGGCCTACGAAGAGGTCTTGCGTAGAATTTTAGGATAA
- a CDS encoding S41 family peptidase: MGFIFSLFLGVSFLTGNLQAREVNATKKPDSEKTRLEALAKLTKTLAIVENNYVDEMSFSELVDKTISGLMNNLDAHSSYMDEKAFNDTKVQTEGEFGGLGIQVGMKDGALTVISPIEGTPADKKGIQANDVILRIDGNATFGITIDDAVSKMRGKPKTKITLTIVRKGVSKPFDVEIIRDIIKVESVYAKMIEDDKILYLRVTNFDQHVVPDASKFIKEHRDAKGIILDLRNNPGGLLDQAIGLVNLFVSKGLIVSQKGRAKNETEAHNADPKKKITDLPLVVLVNGGSASASEIVSGSLQDLKRAVLVGEKTFGKGSVQVILPIEDKEALRLTIARYYLSSGRTIQAVGVTPDLIVAPGKVPSRDEDEFSLKEADLKKHLQGELAKVETKKKDAQKKDEKNFITAEQINNDIQLKTAIDAIKILNIK, from the coding sequence TTGGGATTCATATTTTCTCTATTTTTAGGCGTTAGTTTTCTTACCGGAAATTTACAAGCCAGAGAGGTCAATGCGACTAAAAAGCCAGACAGCGAAAAAACGCGTTTGGAGGCGCTAGCTAAGCTTACCAAGACGCTTGCGATCGTCGAGAACAATTATGTCGATGAGATGAGCTTCTCGGAGCTTGTGGACAAGACGATTTCGGGGCTTATGAATAACCTCGACGCACACTCAAGCTACATGGACGAAAAGGCGTTTAACGATACGAAAGTCCAGACCGAAGGCGAGTTTGGCGGGCTTGGAATTCAGGTGGGTATGAAAGACGGCGCTCTGACCGTCATCTCGCCTATCGAGGGCACTCCGGCGGATAAAAAGGGCATTCAGGCTAACGACGTGATCTTGCGTATCGATGGCAATGCGACCTTCGGCATCACGATCGACGATGCAGTCTCAAAAATGCGCGGCAAGCCGAAAACCAAAATCACTCTAACGATCGTGCGCAAAGGTGTTAGCAAGCCTTTCGACGTCGAGATTATCCGCGACATAATCAAAGTGGAATCGGTCTATGCTAAGATGATCGAGGATGATAAAATTTTATATCTGCGCGTTACGAATTTCGATCAGCACGTGGTTCCGGATGCGAGCAAATTTATAAAAGAGCATAGAGACGCCAAGGGCATTATTTTGGATCTGCGAAACAACCCGGGCGGGCTTTTAGATCAGGCGATCGGGCTTGTAAATTTATTCGTCAGCAAAGGTCTTATCGTCTCTCAAAAAGGGCGCGCGAAAAACGAAACCGAAGCGCATAACGCCGATCCTAAAAAGAAGATCACCGATTTGCCTCTGGTAGTGTTAGTAAACGGCGGCAGCGCAAGCGCGAGCGAGATCGTAAGCGGATCGCTTCAAGATCTAAAGCGCGCCGTGCTGGTTGGTGAAAAAACTTTTGGTAAGGGAAGCGTGCAGGTGATCCTACCGATCGAGGATAAAGAAGCCTTGCGACTAACCATAGCGCGATACTATCTATCAAGTGGTCGCACTATCCAAGCGGTGGGCGTGACGCCTGATCTCATAGTGGCGCCGGGCAAGGTGCCGAGCCGCGACGAGGATGAATTCTCGCTAAAAGAAGCCGATCTCAAAAAGCACCTGCAAGGCGAGTTAGCCAAGGTCGAGACCAAGAAAAAAGATGCTCAGAAAAAGGATGAGAAAAATTTCATCACAGCAGAGCAGATTAATAACGATATCCAGTTAAAAACCGCAATAGACGCGATAAAAATTCTAAACATCAAGTAA
- a CDS encoding AAA family ATPase: MNEPIEILTDKMRSVLESSVSLAIHSKNSEVGVLHMLWALVADSGSVLNQIFNKFSIEKTAVELEIKSEISNLPTSSNVTKENVRPSRELMNSLEIAKGLMTSSGDKFIAVDTWLIANLNADPLKKILSKFADLSEIKKELEALRGGKSIDSQTADETLEALSKFGVDLTAKAIAGELDPVIGRDEVISRMMQILIRKTKNNPILLGEPGVGKTAVVEGLAQLIAKKEVPLSLQNKRVIALDMSALIAGAKYRGEFEDRLKAVINEVVKAANVVLFIDEIHTIVGAGASEGSMDAANILKPALARGELHAIGATTLKEYRKYFEKDAALQRRFQPVTVAEPSVSEATAILRGIKERLEVHHNVTITDSALVAAARLSDRYISDRFLPDKAIDLIDEAAAELKMQIESEPNELAKAKRDILTLQVEKEALKMEDDGKNDERLAQIDKEIENLTEQKNALQAKFENEKSVFGGISEAKKAIDSLKNEASLARRNGDLSKAAEIEYGKIPAAQAKVKELEAKWDAMKENGVLLRNRVDEESVAEILSKWTGISVSKMLSSEKEKFLHIEEHLKESVVGQDEALHAIARAVKRNKAGLVNENRPIGSFLFLGPTGVGKTESAKSLARFLFDDERAMIRFDMSEYMEKHSVSRLLGAPPGYVGYDEGGQLTEAVRRKPYSVLLFDEIEKAHKDVFNILLGILDDGRATDNKGVTVDFKNTIIILTSNIGSAKIMELDAKNADKPREIALAEREEAIKGELKNYFKPEFINRLDDIVIFNALSEDNLIKIVGIMFKSLQKTLANRGINASLSENAKKLIASAGFDIEYGARPLRRALYDLVEDKIADMILSDEIKTGDRIEIGAHEGEIEIKRVK; this comes from the coding sequence ATGAACGAACCTATTGAAATTTTAACCGATAAAATGCGCTCCGTGCTCGAAAGCAGCGTTTCTTTGGCGATTCATTCCAAAAATAGCGAAGTGGGCGTATTGCACATGCTCTGGGCTTTGGTAGCTGACAGCGGCTCGGTGCTAAATCAAATTTTTAATAAATTTAGTATCGAAAAGACCGCGGTCGAGCTTGAGATCAAAAGCGAAATTTCAAATTTGCCGACCAGCTCAAACGTCACGAAGGAAAACGTTCGACCCTCGCGCGAGCTAATGAACTCACTAGAGATCGCAAAAGGGCTGATGACGAGCTCTGGCGATAAATTTATCGCCGTAGATACCTGGCTGATCGCAAATTTAAACGCAGATCCGCTAAAGAAAATTCTGTCTAAATTTGCAGATCTTAGCGAGATCAAAAAGGAGCTAGAGGCACTTCGCGGCGGCAAAAGCATCGATTCGCAAACCGCCGACGAGACGCTTGAGGCGCTTAGTAAATTCGGCGTCGATCTCACCGCCAAGGCAATCGCGGGCGAGCTCGATCCGGTCATCGGCCGCGACGAGGTAATCTCGCGAATGATGCAAATTTTAATCCGCAAGACGAAAAACAACCCTATCCTACTCGGCGAGCCGGGCGTGGGAAAAACCGCGGTCGTCGAGGGTCTTGCGCAGCTGATCGCCAAAAAAGAGGTCCCGCTCAGCCTGCAAAACAAACGCGTCATCGCGCTTGATATGAGTGCGCTGATCGCGGGCGCGAAGTACCGCGGCGAGTTTGAGGATAGGCTCAAAGCCGTCATAAACGAGGTCGTAAAAGCCGCAAACGTCGTACTTTTCATCGATGAAATTCACACCATCGTAGGCGCGGGCGCAAGCGAAGGCTCGATGGATGCCGCAAACATCCTAAAGCCCGCCCTTGCGCGCGGCGAGCTGCACGCTATCGGTGCTACGACGCTGAAAGAGTATCGAAAGTATTTTGAAAAAGACGCCGCGCTTCAGCGCCGTTTCCAGCCCGTAACGGTCGCGGAACCTAGCGTAAGCGAAGCTACGGCGATCCTGCGCGGTATAAAGGAGCGGCTGGAGGTACATCACAACGTAACCATCACCGATAGCGCGCTTGTGGCGGCTGCAAGGCTAAGCGACCGCTACATCAGCGATAGATTCTTACCCGATAAGGCGATCGATCTCATTGACGAAGCGGCGGCAGAGCTTAAAATGCAGATCGAAAGCGAGCCCAACGAGCTTGCCAAGGCCAAGCGCGACATCCTCACGCTTCAGGTCGAAAAGGAAGCCCTTAAGATGGAGGATGATGGCAAAAACGACGAGCGGCTCGCACAGATCGACAAAGAGATCGAAAATTTAACCGAGCAAAAAAACGCGCTTCAGGCTAAATTTGAAAACGAAAAGTCCGTATTCGGCGGCATCAGCGAGGCTAAGAAAGCAATCGATAGCCTTAAAAACGAAGCCAGCCTAGCAAGACGCAACGGCGATCTTAGCAAGGCTGCCGAGATCGAATACGGCAAGATCCCCGCCGCGCAAGCAAAGGTCAAGGAACTTGAGGCGAAATGGGACGCGATGAAAGAAAACGGCGTGCTTTTGCGAAACCGCGTGGACGAGGAGAGCGTGGCTGAAATTTTAAGCAAGTGGACGGGCATCTCGGTAAGCAAAATGCTCTCCTCCGAAAAGGAGAAATTCCTTCACATCGAGGAGCATCTAAAAGAGAGCGTCGTGGGGCAAGATGAGGCGCTGCACGCCATCGCTCGCGCAGTCAAGCGCAACAAAGCGGGGCTCGTAAACGAAAACCGCCCAATCGGAAGCTTTTTGTTTTTGGGCCCTACCGGCGTCGGCAAGACCGAGAGCGCAAAGAGCTTAGCCAGGTTTTTATTCGACGACGAGCGGGCGATGATCCGCTTTGATATGAGCGAGTATATGGAAAAACACAGCGTCAGCCGCCTGCTCGGCGCGCCTCCGGGATACGTGGGCTATGATGAGGGCGGGCAACTTACCGAAGCGGTGCGCAGAAAGCCCTACTCTGTGCTGCTTTTTGATGAGATCGAAAAGGCGCACAAGGACGTTTTTAACATCCTGCTTGGAATTTTAGACGACGGGCGCGCGACCGATAACAAGGGCGTTACGGTCGATTTCAAAAACACGATCATCATCCTAACGAGCAATATCGGCTCGGCTAAGATTATGGAGCTTGACGCCAAAAATGCAGACAAGCCGCGCGAGATCGCGCTTGCCGAGCGCGAGGAGGCGATAAAGGGTGAGCTGAAGAATTATTTCAAGCCCGAATTTATCAACCGCTTGGACGATATCGTGATCTTCAATGCCCTAAGCGAGGACAATCTCATCAAAATCGTGGGCATTATGTTTAAGAGTCTACAAAAAACACTCGCAAACCGCGGCATTAACGCGAGCCTAAGCGAAAATGCCAAAAAGCTCATCGCCTCGGCGGGCTTTGATATCGAATACGGCGCGAGGCCGCTGCGCAGGGCGCTTTACGATCTAGTGGAGGACAAGATCGCCGATATGATCCTAAGCGACGAGATCAAAACGGGCGATCGGATCGAAATCGGCGCGCACGAAGGCGAAATCGAAATAAAGAGGGTGAAGTAA
- the mrdA gene encoding penicillin-binding protein 2, giving the protein MRLKFVFAFVILFFTMLLVRIYYLSIKSNEFYEQVAKNNVISTEYIPPVRGQILDAKGRPLAINNLGFSLSIAPHLKDAALQSELNNISRYFKDLNVTAMSKSYKDANSAYNQDFIEVVPFLDYNATIQHFASLSLHENIKISPASQRFYPYGALASHIIGYVGRANKKDIQSNPLSALTGYNGRSGVEGYYNELLQGSKGERKTKVTALNQVVEEISMQEPSSSEISLTIDLELQKYLEEIFKDKDGVAIVMDLRDGAIIAAGSFPEYDLNTFVGGISQAQWDELIKDPRHPFTNKLVNGLYPPGSVIKMAVGMSFLNSGKINENWSVFCSGAIELGGRKFRCWKSWGHGRVSLVEAIKGSCDVYFYEGSLLVGIDYMSAYLQRLGFGSKTGVDLPNEFVGTMPNKAWKMQKFKRAWYQGETVNASIGQGDVLVTPMQVAKNTAQIASGKAITPHFLKSIDGKPVEFTPTELFTPKEKAQLPLVRRGMYEVGNNPDGGTAYKLIHTAVVPLAVKTGTAQVVGISQTAKKRMKEADMDYFHRSHAWMTSFGPYDKPQYAVTVLVEHGGGGGSAAGPVIMQIYEKLVQMGYIDANATTNKDTAKKTK; this is encoded by the coding sequence ATGAGGCTGAAGTTCGTATTTGCTTTCGTGATATTATTTTTTACCATGCTTTTGGTTAGAATTTATTATCTTTCGATCAAATCAAACGAATTCTACGAGCAGGTCGCTAAAAACAACGTCATCTCCACCGAATATATCCCGCCGGTGCGCGGTCAAATTTTAGACGCCAAAGGCCGCCCGCTTGCGATAAACAATCTCGGCTTTTCGCTATCGATCGCGCCGCATCTAAAAGACGCCGCGCTGCAAAGCGAGCTAAATAATATCTCGCGCTACTTCAAAGATCTCAACGTCACTGCGATGAGCAAGAGCTACAAGGACGCGAATTCCGCTTACAATCAAGATTTTATCGAAGTCGTGCCGTTTTTGGACTACAACGCCACGATACAGCATTTTGCGAGCTTAAGCCTACACGAAAATATTAAAATTTCGCCTGCTTCGCAGCGCTTCTATCCTTACGGCGCGCTGGCTTCGCACATCATCGGCTACGTAGGCCGCGCCAATAAAAAGGATATCCAAAGCAACCCCCTAAGCGCGCTTACCGGATACAACGGCAGAAGTGGCGTCGAGGGGTATTATAACGAGCTTTTGCAGGGCAGCAAGGGCGAGCGCAAGACGAAGGTTACGGCGCTAAATCAGGTCGTGGAGGAGATCTCGATGCAGGAGCCCAGCAGCAGCGAAATTTCGCTTACCATCGATCTTGAGCTGCAAAAATACCTCGAGGAAATTTTTAAAGATAAAGACGGCGTAGCGATCGTGATGGATCTGCGCGACGGTGCTATCATCGCGGCGGGCAGCTTCCCCGAGTACGATCTAAACACCTTCGTGGGCGGAATTTCACAGGCGCAGTGGGACGAGCTGATAAAAGATCCGCGCCATCCTTTTACGAATAAGCTCGTAAACGGCCTCTATCCGCCGGGCTCGGTCATTAAGATGGCTGTGGGGATGAGCTTTTTAAACAGCGGCAAGATCAACGAGAACTGGAGCGTATTTTGCAGCGGCGCGATAGAGCTTGGAGGGCGAAAATTCCGCTGCTGGAAGAGCTGGGGTCACGGCCGCGTGAGCCTAGTAGAGGCGATTAAAGGCAGCTGCGACGTATATTTTTACGAAGGCTCGCTGCTGGTGGGGATCGACTATATGTCCGCGTATCTGCAGCGTCTGGGGTTTGGTAGTAAAACAGGTGTCGATCTACCCAATGAATTTGTAGGCACGATGCCTAATAAGGCCTGGAAAATGCAGAAATTTAAGCGCGCGTGGTATCAGGGTGAGACGGTCAATGCCTCGATCGGCCAGGGCGACGTGCTCGTCACCCCTATGCAGGTAGCTAAAAACACCGCGCAGATCGCCTCGGGCAAGGCTATCACGCCGCATTTTTTAAAAAGCATCGACGGCAAGCCGGTGGAATTTACCCCTACTGAGCTTTTCACGCCGAAAGAAAAGGCGCAGCTGCCCCTCGTACGGCGCGGCATGTATGAGGTCGGCAACAACCCGGACGGAGGCACCGCCTACAAGCTCATCCATACCGCGGTAGTGCCTCTAGCGGTCAAGACCGGCACCGCGCAGGTCGTAGGCATCTCGCAGACCGCCAAAAAGCGAATGAAAGAGGCCGATATGGACTACTTCCACCGCTCGCACGCCTGGATGACGAGCTTTGGGCCGTATGACAAGCCGCAATACGCCGTAACCGTGCTCGTAGAACACGGCGGCGGCGGCGGAAGCGCGGCAGGTCCCGTAATAATGCAAATCTACGAAAAACTCGTCCAGATGGGCTACATCGACGCCAATGCAACGACTAACAAAGATACCGCAAAGAAGACGAAGTAG
- a CDS encoding GNAT family N-acetyltransferase, with protein MIRLKKARLCDISRMQELVKEEVQNGVILPLESDEIAAHIRSYVLAFGCDSKADTSFDSKENSDSNLAQNSDLNLARNADLNLIQSSAENFVKNSTQNSAKNAADNFAPQLTTPQSEAQAVSEAGCAQAGKEQIWWSEYSQSAGVFKNDLSRLCESQSAKNAEILAGFASLKIFNADLAEVRSLIVAPQFRRQGIARAIVNELLGEAKFYGLKSVFTLTYQKEFFERLGFIEIPKDELPAQKIWADCIKCKKFPVCNEIALIYTL; from the coding sequence ATGATACGGCTAAAAAAGGCGCGCCTTTGCGACATTTCACGTATGCAGGAGCTCGTAAAAGAGGAGGTTCAAAACGGCGTGATTTTGCCGCTTGAAAGCGATGAGATTGCTGCTCATATTCGCTCATACGTGCTGGCGTTCGGCTGCGATTCTAAGGCGGATACGAGCTTTGATTCTAAAGAGAATTCCGATTCAAATTTAGCCCAGAATTCCGATTTAAATTTAGCGCGCAATGCCGATTTAAATTTAATCCAAAGCTCCGCCGAAAATTTTGTCAAAAATTCTACCCAAAATTCCGCCAAAAATGCCGCGGATAATTTTGCGCCGCAACTAACTACGCCGCAAAGCGAAGCGCAAGCCGTATCCGAGGCGGGCTGCGCGCAAGCGGGCAAAGAGCAAATTTGGTGGAGCGAATATTCGCAAAGCGCGGGCGTTTTTAAGAATGATCTTTCGCGGCTTTGCGAATCGCAGTCCGCAAAAAATGCCGAAATTTTGGCAGGCTTTGCTTCGCTTAAAATTTTTAACGCCGATCTTGCCGAGGTGCGCTCGCTCATCGTCGCTCCGCAGTTTCGCAGGCAGGGTATTGCCAGAGCTATCGTAAACGAGTTGCTCGGCGAAGCGAAATTTTACGGGCTAAAAAGCGTATTTACGCTCACCTATCAAAAGGAATTTTTTGAGCGTCTGGGTTTTATCGAAATCCCAAAGGACGAGCTGCCCGCGCAAAAAATTTGGGCTGATTGTATTAAATGCAAAAAGTTTCCGGTATGCAACGAAATCGCACTTATCTATACCTTATAG